A genomic region of Desulfosarcina ovata subsp. ovata contains the following coding sequences:
- a CDS encoding P-loop NTPase fold protein, translating to MSSDTGSNLVRSHTYLTWRFKLSQAERTDDRHGALVIFIDDLDRCPKPRIVKALAEDYGQEDAHRFMEKIVQVTFNLPKVTDAMFEPFLDDLGDIPAEIANHLRLIMPAMGYNPRQLKRFVNNLNLRYGLMRSSGFLSYADLFGQCGVG from the coding sequence ATGTCCTCCGATACAGGCTCGAACCTGGTCAGAAGCCATACCTACCTCACCTGGCGGTTCAAGCTTTCACAGGCCGAGAGGACAGATGACCGCCATGGCGCACTGGTGATCTTCATCGACGATCTGGATCGCTGTCCCAAACCGCGCATCGTCAAGGCCCTGGCAGAGGATTATGGCCAGGAAGATGCCCATCGCTTCATGGAAAAGATCGTCCAGGTGACCTTCAACCTGCCCAAGGTGACCGATGCGATGTTCGAGCCCTTCCTGGATGATTTGGGAGATATCCCGGCGGAGATCGCCAACCATCTGCGGCTGATCATGCCGGCCATGGGGTACAATCCCCGCCAGTTGAAGCGTTTCGTCAATAACCTCAATCTCCGTTATGGGTTGATGCGCAGCAGCGGATTTCTCAGCTATGCTGACCTTTTCGGCCAGTGTGGAGTCGGATGA
- a CDS encoding ATP-binding protein — MERDFPATRYPLRLKKLSGRGLTWAVMLILLGLGILPAAAIGFIAYHTAHAHLEQEIPNTVRVIAELKRRELQSFFEDRMIDAGLLGRERSTIAFFEALKRRQAETGAPLAAFVDSIPWTTAVSSYGHPLALHAELHRHNDILLIDKAGNVIFSTARGRELATNLNEPALANTPLAVAVRKTLATGTETFSGFAPDPSDGNRQTAFITAAIGTHAERPAGAIACKIPAALIDGMLDGAGDLAKGLQVFLVDADLKLLAGNAASQQSGRIRAMDTAVTRQWLNRQLPNAPIAPLGDPLTYVDAKRRPHTGVYAEMIVSGKPHALIAEIDRKTALAGIHRLRFIILAMTIFTGLAVLLVAVLMEQTITGPFRELSRNVFSLAQAAIRLPARQTTGNVIGRLADAFADVMDHLGKLQRENSTQLRLMSDQARLHRLLGGEFALKTLYCRALDFLADILNLHRATFYVSRDDGGLDCTCRFPEGSGIDDEQRVYPGEGRIGQVALEMTILMFRRNESQGTIAPVTAIDQANLVAVPLMLRQSIKGALELEKNTVFSHSDGQFIQSAAEMVAVALHAALVRQQEERLMADNREQAKQLKIREAALEYSSQELVAQNQALKVSENQLQFKQLELEAANAQMTKNAADLEAHMAILEQQKHDIEKQNVELESAHRLLEEKARQLERSSQYKTEFMANISHELRTPLNSILLLSRLLLENKDETLTGRQIEFARTIASAGGDLINLINEILDLAKVESGKISVDFQPVSIQAIADAMQANFTPLAEKNRISFSINMAPDLPEQIITDGKRLNQVIKNFLSNAFKFTSRGSVRLEFGLTPAAHGNENAQAPAATNDLSISVVDTGIGIPADKHETIFEAFQQVDGSTRRNYGGTGLGLSISREFTRLLGGTLTLQSREGHGSRFTIHLPIAPPTDRGGENTSAPAAVKDTTAHPPRLPGNEDAPIENSAADPDDLVPGERTVLVLGADGDTRKMIRQHARQHGFKVLMANRLMTGLHFVDYYLPAAIFSDPAVAGGDGADIMDHMKRLSGIRHVPVFILSPPENDDAMLPLGAAGLLPIPASDGPVEAAFKRIAKWRDSHERTVLAPDALEENLKGRKILLADDDMRTVFAVSSALEEKGVEIVTGKTGKESLDKLERFPDIDLILMDVMIAGMDGYQAIRQIRDQTRYNTVPIFALTAKAMQGDRTKCLDAGADGYLAKPVNLDRLVSMLKIWLDPQMGISNPTGRYPSLEPSTGSN, encoded by the coding sequence ATGGAACGTGATTTTCCGGCAACCAGATATCCGTTACGGCTGAAAAAACTCTCCGGCCGGGGGTTGACCTGGGCCGTGATGCTCATCCTGCTCGGTCTGGGGATCCTTCCCGCGGCAGCCATCGGATTCATCGCTTACCATACCGCCCACGCCCACTTGGAACAAGAAATCCCCAATACCGTTCGCGTCATTGCCGAACTGAAACGCCGTGAACTGCAATCTTTTTTCGAGGATCGAATGATCGATGCAGGCCTTCTGGGCCGTGAGCGCAGCACCATCGCCTTCTTCGAGGCCCTGAAACGACGGCAGGCAGAAACCGGCGCACCCCTGGCCGCATTTGTCGACAGTATCCCTTGGACCACGGCGGTTTCCTCCTACGGCCACCCCCTTGCCCTGCATGCCGAACTGCACCGCCACAATGACATTTTGCTGATCGACAAGGCTGGCAATGTGATCTTTTCCACGGCCCGGGGGCGCGAGTTGGCCACCAATCTCAATGAACCGGCCCTGGCCAACACGCCCCTGGCTGTCGCCGTCCGCAAAACCCTGGCCACCGGCACCGAAACGTTTTCCGGCTTCGCTCCCGACCCGTCGGATGGCAATCGGCAAACCGCATTTATCACTGCGGCCATCGGCACCCACGCGGAGCGACCGGCGGGAGCGATCGCCTGTAAAATTCCCGCCGCTCTCATCGATGGAATGCTTGACGGGGCCGGAGATCTGGCCAAGGGGCTGCAAGTTTTCCTGGTGGACGCCGACCTGAAACTGCTGGCCGGCAATGCGGCCTCGCAACAATCCGGCCGCATCCGGGCTATGGACACGGCCGTCACCCGGCAATGGCTGAATCGTCAATTACCCAATGCGCCCATCGCGCCCCTTGGCGATCCACTGACCTACGTCGATGCCAAACGCCGCCCGCATACAGGCGTCTACGCCGAGATGATCGTCTCCGGAAAACCCCACGCCCTGATAGCAGAAATTGACCGCAAAACGGCACTGGCCGGTATTCATCGGCTCCGCTTCATCATTCTGGCGATGACCATCTTCACCGGCCTGGCGGTGCTGCTGGTGGCGGTTCTCATGGAACAGACCATCACCGGCCCGTTCCGGGAGCTCTCCCGAAACGTGTTTTCCCTGGCGCAAGCGGCGATCCGGCTGCCTGCCCGGCAAACCACCGGAAACGTGATCGGCCGTCTGGCAGACGCCTTTGCGGACGTCATGGACCATTTGGGCAAACTCCAGCGGGAAAACAGCACCCAACTTCGGCTCATGTCCGACCAGGCCCGCCTGCACCGCCTGCTCGGCGGTGAGTTCGCGCTCAAGACGCTGTACTGCCGCGCACTGGACTTTCTTGCCGACATCCTGAACCTTCATCGGGCAACATTCTATGTATCCCGCGATGACGGCGGACTGGATTGCACCTGCCGGTTCCCCGAGGGTTCCGGTATCGATGACGAACAGCGGGTTTATCCGGGAGAGGGGCGTATCGGTCAAGTCGCCTTGGAAATGACCATCCTGATGTTTCGGCGAAATGAGTCCCAGGGAACCATCGCACCGGTTACCGCCATTGATCAGGCCAACCTGGTGGCAGTGCCACTGATGCTGCGCCAATCGATCAAGGGGGCTCTGGAGTTGGAAAAAAATACCGTTTTCAGCCATTCCGACGGCCAGTTCATCCAGTCAGCGGCCGAAATGGTCGCCGTGGCCCTCCATGCGGCACTGGTTCGCCAACAGGAGGAGCGCTTGATGGCGGACAACCGCGAACAGGCCAAACAGCTCAAAATCAGAGAAGCCGCCCTGGAGTACAGCAGCCAGGAACTGGTGGCCCAGAACCAGGCGCTCAAGGTGTCGGAAAACCAACTTCAGTTCAAGCAGCTGGAGTTGGAAGCGGCCAACGCCCAGATGACCAAAAACGCGGCCGACCTGGAAGCCCACATGGCTATCCTGGAGCAGCAGAAACACGATATTGAGAAACAGAATGTCGAACTGGAAAGTGCCCACCGGCTCCTGGAAGAAAAGGCCCGCCAGTTGGAACGCTCCAGTCAGTACAAAACCGAATTCATGGCCAATATCTCCCATGAACTGCGCACCCCCCTGAACAGCATTCTGTTGCTCAGCCGGCTGCTTCTGGAAAACAAGGACGAGACCCTCACTGGCCGGCAGATCGAGTTTGCCCGGACCATTGCTTCCGCCGGTGGGGACCTGATCAACCTGATCAATGAGATTCTGGACCTGGCCAAGGTGGAATCGGGAAAAATCAGCGTTGATTTTCAGCCCGTATCGATCCAGGCCATTGCCGATGCCATGCAGGCGAATTTCACCCCCCTGGCGGAAAAAAACCGGATCTCTTTTTCCATCAACATGGCCCCCGACCTGCCGGAACAGATCATCACAGACGGCAAACGGCTCAACCAGGTCATAAAAAATTTCCTGTCCAATGCGTTTAAGTTCACGTCCCGGGGAAGCGTCCGGCTGGAGTTCGGCCTCACTCCGGCAGCGCACGGCAACGAAAATGCCCAGGCCCCTGCCGCAACTAACGACCTGTCCATCAGTGTGGTCGATACCGGCATCGGCATCCCGGCAGACAAGCACGAAACCATTTTCGAGGCGTTCCAGCAGGTAGACGGCTCCACCCGCCGAAACTACGGCGGCACAGGGCTGGGGCTCTCCATCTCCCGGGAATTCACCCGGTTGCTGGGCGGCACGCTCACCCTGCAAAGCCGCGAGGGGCACGGCAGCCGCTTTACCATCCATCTGCCCATCGCCCCGCCAACGGATCGCGGCGGGGAGAATACCTCCGCTCCGGCCGCCGTCAAGGACACCACAGCCCATCCGCCACGCTTGCCAGGGAATGAGGATGCACCAATAGAAAACAGTGCGGCCGATCCGGACGATCTGGTTCCCGGAGAACGGACGGTTCTGGTTCTCGGCGCGGATGGCGACACCCGTAAGATGATCCGGCAACATGCCCGGCAGCATGGGTTCAAGGTACTGATGGCCAACCGCCTGATGACCGGGCTTCATTTTGTCGACTATTATCTTCCCGCAGCCATCTTCAGTGACCCCGCGGTTGCCGGTGGCGATGGTGCCGACATCATGGACCACATGAAACGGCTTTCCGGAATCCGGCATGTTCCGGTCTTCATCCTATCGCCCCCGGAGAACGATGACGCCATGCTTCCCCTCGGTGCTGCGGGCCTTCTGCCCATACCGGCAAGCGACGGCCCTGTTGAAGCGGCCTTCAAGCGAATTGCAAAATGGCGGGATAGCCACGAACGAACCGTTCTGGCCCCGGACGCCCTTGAGGAAAACCTCAAAGGCCGTAAAATCCTGCTGGCCGACGACGACATGCGAACCGTATTTGCCGTTTCGAGCGCCCTGGAAGAAAAAGGTGTTGAGATTGTCACCGGTAAAACAGGTAAGGAAAGCCTTGACAAACTTGAGCGGTTCCCGGACATTGATCTTATCCTCATGGATGTTATGATTGCCGGTATGGACGGTTATCAGGCCATTCGTCAAATTCGTGACCAAACACGCTACAACACCGTTCCCATTTTTGCGTTGACGGCAAAAGCCATGCAGGGGGATCGGACAAAATGTCTCGACGCGGGTGCCGACGGCTACCTGGCCAAACCGGTCAATCTGGACAGACTGGTCTCCATGCTGAAAATCTGGCTCGACCCGCAAATGGGGATTTCGAATCCCACCGGTCGGTACCCTTCCCTTGAACCTTCCACCGGAAGCAATTGA
- a CDS encoding ribbon-helix-helix protein, CopG family, giving the protein MSAPALNETMRRKPILMPPKMIAKIDKIARDRKISFAEVVREAVNAFNDDDSAEDDALLEALAETMIETTQGVVERMDAVEKRLDETHALLEES; this is encoded by the coding sequence ATGAGCGCGCCGGCATTGAACGAAACCATGCGCAGGAAACCGATTCTCATGCCGCCCAAAATGATCGCCAAGATCGACAAGATCGCCCGCGACCGCAAGATCTCCTTTGCCGAAGTGGTCAGGGAGGCGGTCAATGCCTTCAACGACGACGATTCGGCCGAGGACGACGCCCTGCTGGAAGCCCTGGCCGAAACGATGATCGAGACCACGCAAGGGGTGGTCGAGCGCATGGACGCGGTGGAAAAACGACTCGACGAGACCCACGCCCTCTTGGAGGAGTCATAG
- a CDS encoding formylglycine-generating enzyme family protein, with the protein MLTFSASVESDETVKIIDAPNRLERQTESMVEIPAGPFKFGEKPVDAQIDDPFWIDLYLVTNARFKEFIEAGGYEIEAWWLPEGWNWREKERIFRPLYWEDTKWNADDHQVVGVSWYEANAFCNWLGASPKDDYIYHLPDEKQWERAARGTDGRIYPWGDEFDSARCNTEESGIGKTTRIDRYADGLSPDGCYDMAGNVLEWTSTFLDNSKDAYVIKGSSWFNTAKLARCAARDDYSPVNRSGAVGFRCARTKK; encoded by the coding sequence ATGCTGACCTTTTCGGCCAGTGTGGAGTCGGATGAAACCGTCAAAATTATTGATGCACCGAACCGGTTGGAGAGACAGACCGAATCGATGGTGGAGATTCCCGCCGGGCCGTTCAAATTCGGCGAGAAACCGGTGGATGCCCAGATCGACGATCCCTTCTGGATCGATCTCTATCTGGTCACCAATGCCCGATTCAAGGAGTTCATTGAAGCCGGTGGGTACGAAATCGAGGCGTGGTGGCTGCCTGAGGGCTGGAACTGGCGAGAAAAAGAGCGTATTTTTAGACCCCTTTACTGGGAGGACACGAAGTGGAATGCGGACGACCATCAGGTGGTGGGCGTCAGCTGGTATGAGGCAAATGCCTTCTGCAATTGGCTTGGTGCCTCCCCAAAGGATGACTACATCTATCACCTACCCGATGAAAAACAGTGGGAACGGGCTGCCCGCGGTACGGATGGACGCATTTATCCCTGGGGGGACGAATTCGATTCCGCGCGCTGCAACACCGAAGAATCCGGCATCGGCAAGACAACAAGAATCGACCGTTATGCCGACGGGCTGAGCCCGGACGGGTGTTACGACATGGCGGGCAATGTGTTGGAATGGACGAGCACTTTTCTTGATAACTCAAAGGATGCCTATGTTATCAAAGGCAGCTCGTGGTTCAACACGGCTAAGCTTGCGCGCTGCGCGGCTCGCGACGACTACAGCCCGGTCAACCGAAGCGGTGCCGTGGGTTTTCGTTGCGCCAGGACAAAAAAATAA
- a CDS encoding diguanylate cyclase, whose amino-acid sequence MPMEEKIKILVVDDRPENLLSIGAVLERPGLTIITAASGNEALGLVLEHNFALILLDVQMPGMDGFEVAELLRSNEKTRHLPIIFVTAINKERPHVFTGYEKGAVDYLFKPLDPLILRSKVNVFVELFQQRQKLQKSNAELSLMVDKLEAVNQQIREQQKSVIEEERLKVLLQMAGATAHELNQPLMVLMGNIQLLEMDGNIPDHLGERIKKINAAAARIADTVKKIQTLRHDQPKTYAGGKTILNLDQRVSILCLEDNDDDFAQIQRILHTHKQLSLTREKTIQAALTHLEKGGVDLIFTEYRLADGSGLEFLEAINREGIETPVVVITGLGDEVIASRLIQVGASDYLPKTKLSEKVLLRIISNALEKAGLRREMRIAQEKLAEMSVRDELTGMFNRRYFQEALDREIFGVQRYGHGIALCMFDLDHFKSINDTYGHLCGDAILQAFSHILDKGIRKYDVACRYGGEEFAVILPDTSLEKAVNLCERFREQVDQHEFTYENQTIHITTSVGVTALSPGAGTAIGKDLVERADKALYRAKESGRNKVMVM is encoded by the coding sequence ATGCCTATGGAAGAAAAAATCAAGATCCTGGTGGTGGATGACCGGCCGGAGAATCTCCTGTCCATCGGTGCGGTGCTTGAACGTCCGGGCCTGACCATTATCACTGCCGCATCGGGCAACGAGGCCCTGGGCCTGGTGCTGGAACACAACTTCGCCCTGATTCTGCTGGATGTCCAAATGCCCGGCATGGACGGTTTCGAAGTCGCGGAACTGCTGCGGAGCAACGAGAAAACCCGTCATCTTCCGATTATTTTTGTCACCGCGATCAATAAGGAACGGCCCCACGTTTTTACCGGTTATGAAAAGGGGGCCGTCGATTATCTCTTCAAGCCTCTGGATCCGCTGATCCTGCGCAGCAAGGTCAATGTATTCGTTGAATTGTTTCAACAGCGCCAGAAGCTTCAGAAGAGCAATGCTGAGTTGAGTCTGATGGTGGACAAGCTGGAAGCCGTCAACCAGCAGATCCGCGAACAGCAAAAATCGGTGATCGAGGAGGAGCGTCTGAAAGTATTGCTCCAGATGGCCGGCGCGACCGCCCATGAACTCAATCAGCCGCTGATGGTGCTGATGGGCAACATCCAGCTGCTGGAGATGGACGGCAATATCCCGGATCATTTGGGCGAGCGGATCAAAAAAATCAACGCCGCCGCGGCCCGCATCGCCGATACGGTCAAGAAGATTCAGACGTTGCGCCACGATCAGCCCAAAACCTATGCTGGCGGCAAAACCATTCTTAACCTGGACCAACGGGTATCGATCCTCTGCCTGGAAGACAATGACGACGACTTTGCACAAATCCAACGGATTCTGCACACTCACAAGCAACTCAGCCTGACCCGGGAAAAAACCATCCAGGCCGCCCTGACCCATCTGGAGAAGGGCGGAGTCGATCTCATTTTCACCGAGTACCGGCTTGCCGACGGCAGCGGCCTGGAATTCCTCGAAGCCATCAACCGGGAAGGGATCGAAACGCCGGTGGTGGTGATTACCGGCCTGGGGGATGAAGTGATCGCCTCCCGTCTCATTCAGGTTGGCGCCAGCGACTATCTTCCCAAAACCAAACTCAGTGAAAAAGTGTTGCTGCGCATCATTTCCAACGCGCTGGAAAAAGCCGGGCTGCGGCGGGAGATGCGCATCGCCCAGGAAAAGCTGGCCGAAATGTCCGTTCGCGACGAATTGACCGGCATGTTCAACCGGCGCTACTTTCAGGAGGCCCTGGACCGTGAAATCTTCGGCGTCCAGCGGTATGGCCATGGAATAGCCCTGTGCATGTTTGATCTGGACCATTTTAAAAGCATCAACGATACTTACGGGCACCTGTGCGGAGACGCCATCCTCCAGGCGTTCAGCCATATTCTGGATAAAGGCATCCGCAAATACGATGTGGCCTGCCGTTATGGTGGAGAGGAGTTTGCCGTCATTCTCCCCGATACTTCTCTGGAGAAAGCGGTCAACCTGTGCGAGCGGTTCAGGGAACAGGTGGACCAGCACGAATTTACCTACGAAAACCAGACCATTCACATAACGACCAGTGTCGGGGTCACCGCCCTGTCCCCTGGAGCGGGAACGGCCATCGGCAAGGATCTGGTGGAACGGGCCGACAAGGCGTTGTATCGGGCCAAGGAGAGTGGGCGGAACAAGGTGATGGTGATGTAG
- a CDS encoding propionyl-CoA synthetase — protein sequence MSNAYEVAFEQSINDPDGFWGKAAEDCHWYKRWDKVLDDSNKPFYRWFTGGEINTCYNALDFHVDQGRGDQLALIYDSPVTDTIKKYTYTQLRDEVARFAGVLKSQNVEKGDRVLIYMPMIPEAAMAMLACARIGAVHSVVFGGFAAKELATRIDDAKPKVIVSASCGIEVKKVIAYKPLLDAAIDISESKPASCIVFQRPMESAAMIAGRDVDWNDAMAKAQPADCVPVAATAPLYILYTSGTTGQPKGVVRDNGGHVVALKWTMKNIYGVDAGDVYWAASDVGWVVGHSYIVYGPLFKGCTTILFEGKPVGTPDAGVFWRVIAEHKVKSMFTAPTAFRAIKREDPNAELMKKYDLSNFKALFLAGERTDPNTLHWAEDALKVPVVDHWWQTETGWAICANCLGLHEFSVKEGSPTKPAPGWNLQVVDTSNQPVAPGEIGALVVKLPLPPGALPTLWQNDDRYVESYLEEFPGYYKTADAGYIDADGYAFVMSRTDDIINVAGHRLSTGAMEEVLSDHPDVAECAVLGVDDDLKGQVPVGFVVLKAGVTKPKDEVVKEVVRMVRERIGPVAAFKTATVVKRLPKTRSGKILRGTIQKIADNREYKVPATIDDPAILGEMEDALKDIGYAGARKA from the coding sequence ATGAGCAATGCATACGAAGTTGCCTTTGAACAATCGATCAACGATCCCGATGGATTCTGGGGCAAGGCGGCAGAAGACTGCCATTGGTACAAACGCTGGGACAAGGTGTTGGACGACAGCAATAAACCGTTTTACCGATGGTTTACCGGCGGCGAGATCAATACCTGCTACAATGCCCTGGATTTCCATGTCGACCAGGGCCGCGGCGATCAGCTGGCCCTGATTTACGACAGCCCGGTGACCGATACCATCAAGAAATACACCTACACCCAGTTGCGTGACGAAGTGGCCCGGTTTGCCGGTGTGCTCAAGTCCCAAAACGTGGAAAAAGGCGATCGGGTGCTGATTTACATGCCCATGATTCCCGAGGCGGCCATGGCCATGCTGGCTTGTGCGCGCATTGGTGCCGTGCATTCGGTGGTCTTCGGCGGGTTCGCGGCCAAGGAACTGGCCACCCGCATCGACGACGCCAAACCCAAGGTGATCGTCTCGGCCTCCTGCGGCATTGAGGTGAAGAAGGTCATCGCCTACAAACCGCTGCTGGACGCGGCCATCGACATTAGCGAATCCAAGCCGGCCTCGTGCATCGTCTTTCAGCGCCCCATGGAATCGGCCGCCATGATTGCCGGCCGGGATGTGGACTGGAACGATGCCATGGCCAAGGCACAGCCGGCCGACTGCGTGCCGGTGGCGGCCACCGCCCCCCTTTACATCCTCTACACCTCCGGTACCACGGGGCAACCCAAAGGGGTGGTTCGGGACAACGGCGGGCATGTGGTGGCCCTTAAATGGACCATGAAGAACATCTACGGCGTGGACGCCGGCGATGTTTACTGGGCCGCCTCGGACGTGGGTTGGGTGGTCGGCCACAGTTACATTGTCTACGGTCCGCTTTTCAAGGGTTGCACCACGATCCTTTTCGAAGGCAAGCCTGTTGGCACGCCCGATGCCGGGGTCTTCTGGCGGGTGATTGCCGAACACAAGGTCAAGAGCATGTTTACCGCCCCCACGGCGTTTCGCGCCATCAAACGCGAGGATCCCAACGCCGAGTTGATGAAAAAGTACGACCTGTCCAATTTCAAGGCGCTTTTCCTGGCCGGCGAGCGCACGGATCCCAACACCCTGCACTGGGCCGAGGACGCCTTGAAGGTGCCGGTGGTGGACCACTGGTGGCAGACCGAGACGGGCTGGGCCATCTGTGCCAACTGCCTGGGGTTGCACGAATTTTCCGTCAAGGAGGGGTCGCCCACCAAGCCGGCGCCCGGCTGGAACCTGCAGGTGGTCGACACCAGCAACCAGCCGGTCGCGCCGGGTGAAATCGGCGCCCTGGTGGTGAAGCTGCCCCTGCCGCCGGGAGCCCTGCCCACCCTGTGGCAGAACGACGACCGCTACGTGGAGTCTTACCTGGAAGAGTTTCCCGGTTATTACAAAACCGCCGATGCGGGATACATCGATGCCGACGGGTACGCCTTTGTCATGAGCCGTACGGATGACATCATCAACGTGGCCGGTCACCGGCTCTCCACCGGGGCCATGGAGGAGGTGCTCTCGGATCATCCGGATGTTGCCGAGTGTGCGGTCCTCGGTGTGGATGACGATCTTAAGGGGCAGGTACCGGTGGGCTTTGTGGTGCTCAAGGCCGGTGTCACCAAACCCAAGGACGAGGTTGTTAAGGAAGTCGTCCGGATGGTACGCGAGCGCATCGGGCCGGTGGCCGCCTTCAAAACGGCCACGGTGGTCAAGCGGCTGCCCAAGACCCGCTCCGGCAAGATCCTGCGCGGCACCATCCAGAAGATCGCCGACAACAGGGAATACAAGGTGCCCGCCACCATTGACGATCCGGCCATTTTGGGAGAAATGGAAGATGCCCTCAAGGACATCGGATATGCCGGTGCCCGCAAGGCCTAG
- a CDS encoding EFR1 family ferrodoxin (N-terminal region resembles flavodoxins. C-terminal ferrodoxin region binds two 4Fe-4S clusters.): MKNAYVVYCSPAGSTGHVAQVIANELKNQSVTVTMLDLGGNGDSAPLLRQLAAAKETDCLFVGSPVYSNMAVPPVMAFIDALPAAAGCKAVPFVTWGGACSGIALWQMGKALADKGYPLAGAAKVLGVHSLMWPSSDPVGKGHPDADDDRLVADLIGRVAGNGDASLALSALDYQPESVSAEVKKKLDQPWATIPKTVDVDKCTACEACVSVCPVGAVSLDPTPVFGQACFGCFNCVRECPEDAIVSGKPLDKLDAMIRGRVTTLNETPPTQIFV, translated from the coding sequence ATGAAAAACGCTTATGTCGTCTATTGTTCGCCGGCCGGTTCCACCGGCCATGTGGCCCAGGTGATCGCAAATGAATTGAAAAACCAGTCTGTTACCGTGACAATGCTGGATCTGGGAGGAAATGGGGATTCGGCGCCGTTGCTCCGGCAACTCGCCGCAGCCAAAGAGACCGACTGCCTGTTCGTCGGCTCACCGGTTTACAGCAACATGGCCGTACCCCCGGTGATGGCATTTATCGACGCGCTGCCGGCCGCTGCCGGCTGCAAGGCCGTTCCCTTTGTCACCTGGGGCGGTGCCTGCAGCGGCATCGCCCTGTGGCAGATGGGCAAGGCCCTGGCGGACAAGGGATACCCCCTGGCCGGTGCGGCTAAGGTGCTGGGGGTGCATTCGCTGATGTGGCCAAGCAGCGATCCGGTGGGCAAAGGCCATCCAGATGCCGACGATGACCGCTTGGTGGCGGATTTGATCGGGCGCGTGGCGGGCAACGGCGACGCTTCCCTGGCCCTGTCGGCTCTTGATTACCAGCCCGAGTCGGTCAGTGCCGAAGTGAAGAAGAAGCTGGATCAGCCCTGGGCCACTATCCCCAAAACGGTTGACGTCGATAAGTGCACCGCCTGCGAGGCCTGTGTTTCCGTCTGCCCCGTGGGTGCCGTCAGCCTGGATCCCACACCCGTCTTCGGCCAGGCCTGTTTCGGCTGTTTCAACTGCGTGCGCGAATGCCCCGAGGATGCCATTGTTTCCGGGAAGCCCCTGGACAAGCTTGATGCCATGATCCGCGGGCGGGTGACCACCCTCAACGAAACACCGCCAACGCAAATTTTTGTCTGA
- a CDS encoding RrF2 family transcriptional regulator, whose protein sequence is MLVTQKKQYALRAIFELAKQQGEEPVKTSTIAEAQSIPLRFLEVIMGQLKRAGLVDSKRGFFGGYTLTRSPDQIRVGDIFRILDREDNVDACMACASKGNCPFLGGCVFMDLWDRALQAMDTIYDQTTIQTLIEQEARLTGTNE, encoded by the coding sequence ATGTTGGTAACCCAGAAAAAACAGTATGCCCTGCGCGCCATTTTCGAGTTGGCCAAGCAGCAGGGGGAGGAGCCGGTCAAGACCTCGACCATCGCGGAGGCGCAGTCGATTCCGTTGCGTTTTCTGGAAGTGATCATGGGACAGTTGAAGCGAGCGGGGCTGGTGGATTCCAAACGGGGCTTTTTCGGGGGCTACACCCTTACCCGGTCGCCGGATCAGATCCGCGTCGGGGATATCTTCCGCATTTTGGACCGTGAAGACAACGTCGACGCATGCATGGCCTGCGCATCAAAGGGGAACTGTCCCTTTTTGGGTGGGTGTGTGTTTATGGATTTGTGGGACCGGGCCCTGCAGGCCATGGACACGATCTATGATCAGACCACCATCCAGACCCTTATCGAGCAAGAGGCGCGGCTGACCGGAACGAACGAATGA